The proteins below are encoded in one region of Equus przewalskii isolate Varuska chromosome 1, EquPr2, whole genome shotgun sequence:
- the LOC103546041 gene encoding non-secretory ribonuclease-like produces the protein MVPTQRDSRLCLLLLLGILGMVISGHATPAGLTRAQWFEIQHIKNVTHRGCNNEMLRVNNYTKRCKNINTFLHTTFAFVASVCNTPNVTCPTTGYMNCHNSSMQVDITDCNLTSAPQPYQNCSYRQTSARKYFIVACDNRQPGDNATYPVVPVHLDWIS, from the coding sequence ATGGTTCCAACACAGCGGGATTCTCGGCTTTGTCTCCTTCTGCTGCTGGGGATCTTGGGAATGGTGATCTCAGGCCATGCCACACCGGCTGGTTTAACCAGGGCTCAGTGGTTTGAAATTCAGCACATAAAAAATGTGACCCACCGTGGATGCAATAATGAAATGCTGAGGGTTAACAATTATACGAAGAGGTGCAAAAATATAAACACTTTTCTCCACACGACGTTTGCTTTTGTAGCTAGTGTTTGTAACACCCCAAATGTAACCTGCCCTACGACTGGCTACATGAATTGTCATAATAGCTCAATGCAGGTAGACATAACAGACTGCAACCTCACCTCAGCACCACAGCCATATCAGAACTGCAGCTATAGACAGACCAGCGCACGGAAGTACTTCATTGTTGCCTGTGACAACCGTCAACCAGGGGACAATGCCACCTACCCAGTGGTTCCAGTTCACTTGGATTGGATCTCCTAA